In a single window of the Dromaius novaehollandiae isolate bDroNov1 chromosome 17, bDroNov1.hap1, whole genome shotgun sequence genome:
- the MTFP1 gene encoding mitochondrial fission process protein 1: protein MGRKSGEDADLRAGSVRQFPAARRAKSGQGAARAAGGAGPGGAGRGARRTSLTLPWAGGAALGPRRRERAMGAAERDLYRDTWVRYLGYANEVGESFRAIVPVSLVWASYGVATAYVTADAIDKGKKAAVTHAPDAGKTARVGVAVVDTFVWQSLASVAIPGFTINRLCAASLYLLGSLTRWPLPLRKWTTTALGLSAIPFIVKPIDRTVDFLMDSSIRKLYGAEGEPPSSS, encoded by the exons ATGGGGCGGAAGAGCGGCGAAGACGCCGACCTGCGAGCGGGGAGCGTCCGCCAAttcccggcagcgcggcgcgcgAAGAGCGGgcagggcgcggcgcgggcagcgggcggggcagggccgggcggggcggggcggggcgcgcggcgcaCTTCGCTGACGCTCCCTtgggcgggcggcgctgcgctggggccgcggcggcgggagcgcgctATGGGGGCGGCGGAGCGCGACCTCTACCGGGACACGTGGGTCCGCTACCTGG GTTACGCCAATGAGGTGGGCGAGTCCTTCCGCGCCATCGTGCCTGTCTCGCTGGTCTGGGCCAGCTACGGCGTGGCAACGGCCTACGTGACGGCAGACGCCATTGACAAGGGCAAGAAAGCGGCCGTG ACTCACGCGCCTGACGCCGGGAAGACGGCACGGGTGGGGGTGGCCGTGGTGGACACCTTTGTGTGGCAAAGCCTGGCCTCTGTGGCCATCCCCGGCTTCACCATCAACCGCCTCTGCGCCGCctccctctacctcctgggctcgCTGACCCGCTGGCCGCTCCCCCTCCGCAAGTGGACCACCACGGCGCTGGGGCTCTCCGCCATCCCCTTCATCGTCAAGCCCATTGACAG GACTGTGGATTTCCTCATGGACTCCAGCATTCGCAAGCTCTACGGCGCAGAGGGAGAGCCGCCATCCTCATCCTGA
- the SEC14L2 gene encoding SEC14-like protein 2 isoform X1 yields the protein MSGRVGDLSARQAEALAQFRENLKDVLPCLPSQDDYFLLKWLRARCFDLPKSEAMLRKHVEVRKRMDAENILAWEPPEVIRKYMSGGMCGYDREGCPIWYDIIGPLDAKGLLFSASKQDLLKNKFRDCEVLRRECEKQSQKLGRKIEVVLMVYDCEGLGLKHLWKPAVDTYGELLSMFEENYPESLKRLFIVKAPKIFPVAYNLIKHFLSEDTRKKVVVLGSNWKEVLQKYIDPEQIPVEYGGTLTDPDGNPKCPSKINYGGDVPHKYYVRDQLTQQYDHTVVVNRGSSHQVEYEILFPGCVLRWQFRSEGADVGFGVYLKTKIGERQRAGDMTEVHPNQRYNSHMVPEDGSLTCSAPGIYVLRFDNTYSYIHAKKVSYTVEVLLPDKTSEEQIQKLGDKMSEVALNSSP from the exons ATGAGCGGCCGCGTGGGGGACCTCAGCGCCCGGCAGGCGGAGGCGCTGGCCCAG TTTCGGGAGAACCTCAAGGACGTGctcccctgcctgccctcccAGGACGACTATTTCCTCCTGAAATGGCTCCGAG CGCGCTGCTTCGACCTGCCCAAATCGGAGGCCATGCTCCGCAAG CACGTCGAGGTCCGGAAGCGCATGGATGCCGAGAACATCCTTGCCTGGGAGCCCCCCGAG GTGATCAGGAAATACATGTCCGGGGGCATGTGTGGCTACGACCGGGAGGGCTGCCCCATCTGGTACGACATCATCGGGCCCCTGGATGCCAAGGggctgctcttctctgcctcCAAGCAGGACCTGCTCAAGAACAAGTTCCGCGACTGCGAGGTGCTGCGGCGTGAGTGcgagaagcagagccagaag CTGGGCAGGAAGATCGAGGTGGTGCTGATGGTTTATGACTGTGAGGGCCTGGGCTTGAAGCACCTCTGGAAGCCAGCTGTGGACACGTATGGAGAG CTCCTCTCCATGTTCGAAGAGAATTACCCCGAATCCCTGAAGCGCCTGTTTATCGTGAAAG CTCCCAAGATCTTCCCGGTGGCCTACAACCTTATCAAGCACTTCCTGAGCGAGGACACCCGCAAGAAGGTCGTGGTGCTGGGAT CCAACTGGAAGGAGGTCTTGCAGAAGTATATTGACCCCGAGCAGATCCCTGTGGAGTACGGGGGCACCCTCACGGACCCTGATGGGAACCCCAAGTGCCCAAGCAAG ATTAACTATGGCGGGGACGTGCCCCACAAGTACTACGTGCGGGACCAGCTGACACAGCAGTATGACCACACGGTAGTGGTGAACAGGGGCTCGTCCCACCAGGTCGAGTACGAGATCCTCTTCCCCGGCTGTGTCCTCAG GTGGCAGTTCAGGTCAGAGGGAGCTGACGTGGGGTTTGGGGTGTACCTGAAGACCAAGATCGGGGAGCGGCAGCGAGCTGGCGACATGACTGAGGTCCACCCTAACCAGCGCTACAACTCGCACATGGTGCCCGAGGACGGCTCCCTCACCTGCTCGGCACCTGGGATCT ACGTGCTGCGCTTTGACAACACCTACAGCTACATCCACGCCAAGAAGGTCAGCTACACCGTGGAAGTCCTGCTGCCCGATAAGACCTCGGAGGAGCAGATCCAGAAACTAGGGGACAAGATGAGCGAGGTGGCCCTCAATAGCAGCCCCTAA
- the SEC14L2 gene encoding SEC14-like protein 2 isoform X2, which produces MSGRVGDLSARQAEALAQFRENLKDVLPCLPSQDDYFLLKWLRARCFDLPKSEAMLRKHVEVRKRMDAENILAWEPPEDLLKNKFRDCEVLRRECEKQSQKLGRKIEVVLMVYDCEGLGLKHLWKPAVDTYGELLSMFEENYPESLKRLFIVKAPKIFPVAYNLIKHFLSEDTRKKVVVLGSNWKEVLQKYIDPEQIPVEYGGTLTDPDGNPKCPSKINYGGDVPHKYYVRDQLTQQYDHTVVVNRGSSHQVEYEILFPGCVLRWQFRSEGADVGFGVYLKTKIGERQRAGDMTEVHPNQRYNSHMVPEDGSLTCSAPGIYVLRFDNTYSYIHAKKVSYTVEVLLPDKTSEEQIQKLGDKMSEVALNSSP; this is translated from the exons ATGAGCGGCCGCGTGGGGGACCTCAGCGCCCGGCAGGCGGAGGCGCTGGCCCAG TTTCGGGAGAACCTCAAGGACGTGctcccctgcctgccctcccAGGACGACTATTTCCTCCTGAAATGGCTCCGAG CGCGCTGCTTCGACCTGCCCAAATCGGAGGCCATGCTCCGCAAG CACGTCGAGGTCCGGAAGCGCATGGATGCCGAGAACATCCTTGCCTGGGAGCCCCCCGAG GACCTGCTCAAGAACAAGTTCCGCGACTGCGAGGTGCTGCGGCGTGAGTGcgagaagcagagccagaag CTGGGCAGGAAGATCGAGGTGGTGCTGATGGTTTATGACTGTGAGGGCCTGGGCTTGAAGCACCTCTGGAAGCCAGCTGTGGACACGTATGGAGAG CTCCTCTCCATGTTCGAAGAGAATTACCCCGAATCCCTGAAGCGCCTGTTTATCGTGAAAG CTCCCAAGATCTTCCCGGTGGCCTACAACCTTATCAAGCACTTCCTGAGCGAGGACACCCGCAAGAAGGTCGTGGTGCTGGGAT CCAACTGGAAGGAGGTCTTGCAGAAGTATATTGACCCCGAGCAGATCCCTGTGGAGTACGGGGGCACCCTCACGGACCCTGATGGGAACCCCAAGTGCCCAAGCAAG ATTAACTATGGCGGGGACGTGCCCCACAAGTACTACGTGCGGGACCAGCTGACACAGCAGTATGACCACACGGTAGTGGTGAACAGGGGCTCGTCCCACCAGGTCGAGTACGAGATCCTCTTCCCCGGCTGTGTCCTCAG GTGGCAGTTCAGGTCAGAGGGAGCTGACGTGGGGTTTGGGGTGTACCTGAAGACCAAGATCGGGGAGCGGCAGCGAGCTGGCGACATGACTGAGGTCCACCCTAACCAGCGCTACAACTCGCACATGGTGCCCGAGGACGGCTCCCTCACCTGCTCGGCACCTGGGATCT ACGTGCTGCGCTTTGACAACACCTACAGCTACATCCACGCCAAGAAGGTCAGCTACACCGTGGAAGTCCTGCTGCCCGATAAGACCTCGGAGGAGCAGATCCAGAAACTAGGGGACAAGATGAGCGAGGTGGCCCTCAATAGCAGCCCCTAA